The following are encoded together in the Deltaproteobacteria bacterium genome:
- the rpiB gene encoding ribose 5-phosphate isomerase B, translating to MKVAIGFDHAGVDLRAVVIERIRAAGHEIVDFGTDSQASVDYPDHAHLVARAVEDGEAALGVLVCGTGLGMSYAANRHPGVRAAVCTDSYLAKMARLHNDANVLCLGARVIGAGVAADILDAFFTTGFEGGRHARRVEKIERIS from the coding sequence ATGAAAGTCGCCATCGGCTTCGACCATGCCGGGGTGGACCTGCGCGCCGTCGTCATCGAGCGAATCCGCGCCGCCGGACACGAGATCGTCGATTTCGGAACCGATTCCCAGGCCAGCGTCGACTATCCCGACCACGCGCATCTCGTCGCGCGGGCCGTCGAAGACGGCGAAGCCGCTCTCGGCGTGCTCGTGTGCGGCACGGGTCTGGGGATGAGTTACGCGGCGAATCGGCATCCGGGCGTCCGCGCCGCCGTTTGCACCGACTCCTATCTTGCGAAAATGGCCCGGCTGCACAACGACGCCAACGTGCTGTGCCTCGGCGCACGCGTGATCGGCGCGGGCGTGGCCGCGGATATTCTGGATGCGTTCTTCACGACCGGATTCGAGGGCGGTCGCCACGCGCGTCGCGTCGAGAAGATCGAACGGATTTCATAA
- a CDS encoding nucleoside 2-deoxyribosyltransferase produces the protein MTSARPRIYCSGPLFNDSERAEMAQIAAALEAEGFDTFLPHRDGLEFRALLADLMMAGLSIEDAQAAWDRAIFALDTYQAVEGCDAVVVNLNGRVPDEGAVAEAAMAWARGRLVVGYKNDVRSLVMGRDNAMVAGLVGFRVFSDPEAIARGMRNVEWRMRNGERGTEPAHESSFNIQPSPFSIPHSSGNAGSDVEAVIELGRRIWADMNPVENLEGVAATVMGMKN, from the coding sequence ATGACCTCCGCACGCCCGCGAATCTACTGTTCCGGACCCCTTTTCAACGACTCGGAGCGCGCCGAAATGGCGCAGATCGCCGCCGCGCTCGAAGCGGAGGGTTTCGACACCTTTTTACCGCACCGCGACGGGCTCGAGTTTCGCGCACTTCTGGCTGACCTGATGATGGCGGGGCTTTCCATCGAGGACGCCCAGGCCGCGTGGGACCGCGCGATCTTCGCGCTCGACACGTATCAGGCCGTCGAGGGTTGCGACGCCGTGGTCGTCAACCTCAACGGTCGCGTGCCCGACGAGGGTGCGGTCGCCGAGGCGGCCATGGCATGGGCGCGCGGCCGCCTCGTCGTCGGATACAAAAACGACGTGCGTTCGCTGGTGATGGGCCGCGACAACGCGATGGTGGCGGGGCTCGTCGGATTTCGTGTCTTTTCCGATCCCGAGGCGATCGCGCGCGGAATGCGGAATGTGGAATGGAGAATGCGGAACGGAGAACGAGGGACCGAGCCGGCACACGAATCCTCATTCAACATTCAACCTTCTCCATTCTCCATTCCTCATTCCTCCGGCAACGCCGGTTCCGACGTCGAGGCCGTCATCGAGCTCGGTCGGCGCATCTGGGCGGACATGAACCCGGTGGAGAATCTG